A segment of the Bacillus pseudomycoides genome:
TATATTTTGTATATCTTTGTCTTATGTTATTCAGCTTGATCGTCTTTACAAAACAGAAAGAAGCACGTGTGGATTTTTCAAAACTTAAAATTATTACTTTACATTCTCTCTATTTATAACTGAATATTTATTTTTTCATGATAAAATATTTCTACTAGATTAGAAATGTGGTGATTCAATGTGCAAATGCAAAAACTAAATAACTCTAGTATTTCACAGCTCATTTTTCTTTGTGAGACCGTTGGATGGTTACAACCCCAACTATTCATGCAAAAACAATTTGAAATGTACCTATCAATCGGAAGCATATTTGGCTATACACATAACGAAAAACTTATTGCTACTGGCGGGGTATTCCCTTCCGAATCTGGATTTTCTTCTATCGGTATGCTAATCGTTCATCCCGATTTTCAAAAACAAGGAATCGGCCGCACCTTACTCAATCTTTGTATACAACAAGCATCGTCTTCTCTTCCTATTATGCTCATTGCAACAGACGTCGGCGTTCCCTTGTACAGAACCTATGGCTTTACTACAATCACAACGATTCATCGCTTTGAAAAACTTATTACAAATCCATCTATGAATTCCTCTCATTTTAAAAAAATGGGACAACATGACCTTCAATCTCTTATTAGTCTTGATCAAACCGTAACAGGGGCACATCGTCCAAAACTATATTCAATATTAATAGATAGAGCAACACTCTCAATCAAAATTGAAAGAAACCATAGAATCGAAGCTTTTGCATTATGTATACAAAAAGGAAATATACTCTGTATTACTCCTCTTATAGCCAAAAATGATGAAGATGCAATCCGATTATTACAATCTATTTGCATGAGCTGGAATGGAACAGTACGTATGGATGTACCACACTCACAATTTACATTTCGAGCACACTTGGAATCGAAGGGATTTCAAGAAACACTTCTTTCACCACTTATGATAAAAAACGGAATCCATCTACCTGGAAATCGTGACCATTTATTTGCTATGATGGATGCAGCGTTATGTTAGAAAGGGGTCAAATGCTTGAAACAAATAAAATCTTATATGGTAAGCTGTCTTACTCTTACACTATTAGTGGGTTGTAATGCGGCAGAAAAACCAGTAGAAACAGTAAAACAAGTAAAAAATACAATTGAAACAAAGTTAACAACAGATGAAAAGATGGTTGAGATAGACGGACAAACTATTTATTTCAAACAAATCGGTGATAAAAAGCCACCATTACTTATGCTTCATGGATTTGGCGGATCATCCAACGGCTTTCGTGATATTTATTCAGACTTAGCAAAAGACCATACAATCATTTCTATTGATATTTTAGGCTTCGGTCATTCATCCAAGCCAATGGATTTTCCATACTCTTTCCCTAATCATGCCAACCTTTATTATAAGTTAATGAAAAAACTAGGATATGATACTTTTGCAGTACTAGGTCACTCTATGGGCGGGGAAATCTCCCTTAATTTAACATACTTATATCCAAGTGCAGTTACCCATCTCATTTTAACGGATGCTACAGGAGCTATATCATTAACAAATAGAAATGCTTCACCTAAGCCACAGTTATCCACTGATTTGAATACTGTATCTTCTATTACGGATTATGATGAAAGCAAAGTAAAATTTAAACGCGATGATACAGAACATTATAACCAAATGAAAATGTGGCCTAGACGACTTAAGATTAATGCTAGTGAAATCAAACTTCCGACTTTAATTATTTGGGGCAGAAATGATAATAGTGTATCATGGAAAGAAGGCGAATCTTATCATGAGTTTTTAAAAAACAGCACCTTCCACATTATTGAAAAAGGTTATCATGCCCCATTCCGCCAAGAACCGAAAGAATTTATAGGCTATGTAAAAGAATTCTTTGAAAAGAATCCCATCGAAACAACAAAGTAATAAAAACGGGTATCTCATCTTTAAGATACCCGTTTCATATGTTAAGCAGCTTGCTTCTGTCTTTTTTTCGTTTTTGAGCCTAGTAATTTAGGTACAATCCAACCATCCATTCCAAGGTTTCCAGCATTCATGCCAGCAACTAAAACAAACATAGATAAAATAACCATTTGCGGATTTACACCTAGAGACCCACTAAACATATAGGAAAAGTTCATTACAAGACCAAAAAAGACAGCTGTTTTCGTTAAACAACCTACAATTAAACCTATTCCAACTAGAATTTCTCCCCACGTTACAAGCGTGTTAAACATATCAACATTCGGAATTGCGAAGTCTTGTAAGAATGATGCCCACCAAGATTGTACGGCTGGTTGTGCTCCTTTTGACTTTTCAATAGCCCCCTGTAAATAACCTGTCGCATCAAATCCTTTTCCTTGTAACTTTCCGATTCCAGCCATCAACCATGTGTACCCCAGATAAACACGGATAACTGCTAATACAAAAGAAACTGCTTTGTTTTCTCTTAAAAATTGAATAACCATATACTCCTCCTAAAGATGTAATTAAGTTAGTTACAGGTAATATAATAACATTAGTTACTTATTTTTCAAACATTGATTGTGAATAATTTGTGACAATTACATAAAACTTCAAAAACTAATATTAGTATAGTTACTTTTATTACCCGTAAAAAACTTGAAAACATCATATCATAATTGATAATCATTTTCATTATTTTTTTGTAAAAAAATTGTGTGCTAACTGTGAAACGTGCTTATCCTATATTCAGATAAGCACGTTCAATTTTACTTATATAATTGAAATGTACGAGTCTCATCATCTAACAACTTTGTATCCTGAAATGCATTGTCCACAGTTTTTTGATGATTAATAAGCCCGTAAAATAAACGTATTGTAAACATAAGTGCTGCATTTCCATCCACATAATCTGTTGAACCTATATAAGCTTTTACACCACTATTTAAAAATGCTGTCGCAAGTTTTGGATCTCCTAAAGTACACCCGCTATTGATAATATACTTGTTATGCAATTTTGCATATTGTTTAATTTCAGTTACACCAAAGTTTACTCTCGGCTCATCTTTCTCATACACATCTTCCCCTAATTCTTCCATTACAAATTCCCCTTCTTCACCATGAAAGCAAAAGATAATATAATCTATATCTTCATACAAACTTTTCCCTGAAAGAACATCCATCAAATCCCGCGGTCGACCAATCCAATATGTAATAACTCTTGCTCCAAAATACTCAAGCGTCGCTCGAAGCGATTGTGCTTCTAAATCTGAATTATCGCCAACTACTAACGCAATATTCAAATAAAAAACCTCCATTCATAAGTTTATTTCATACACACCTGTTTCTTCTAAAAAATCCTCTCTTGTTAATCTCTGCTTTTGTAAATATTGTCTATATGCTGTAATTGTTCCATCATGGGAAACGATGCAGACCCTTTCAGCCTTTAATGTATAACACCAATTGATGAATTCATCTGCTCTATTCTGAAATTCCTTCTCTGAAATAGTATTTATCTCCCGATTACATAACATATCATTTGTACTTTCTCTTAAAGAAAAACTAGGAAATAACTCTTGAATTACCTTTGTATCTAACAACTTGTCACATGGTAATGTTCTTGCTCCTTCACGATAAGGAAAAATACGAGGAGAAATATATGGATGAGTTATTTGACGGCAAATTACTTGCGAGCTCCATATTGCAGCAGTCTGTAATGTTCGAAGCGTGGGACTTGCCATTAATATATCGCTTTCTTGTAGTGGTAAACTACTTTGAAGTAACAATGCTTGTTTTTCGCCTTCTTTCGTTAAAGATGGATTCTCTAATTGCAAATTCATTGGAAAAGCTTTTGTATGTTTTCCCTCACCATGTCTTATGAAAATAAGTTTCATAGTTTTATCCCTCCCACTACAAAATGAATGTGTATGTGTTTTGCTATTGCTTTTTTCATAATCTCTATCATTCCCTATCTTCTTCTCAATTCCTTCCATCTTTCCTGTAAAAAAGTTTTGATATAAAAGTTGGAAATTATTATGATAATATATGTAAAAAACTTTTTACAACACTAATCTTTAAAAGGGGGGACTTACAAATTATGAATTGGGTAATTTATTTTATTGGTATGATAATATGGGGATACCTAAATGGATTCTTTACAAGTGATAAAGCTTCTGCACCTTGGATTAAAGATGATGAACGCGAAAAAGAAATTAAACATAAAGCAATTTTAGCGAGTTGGTCAGGCGTGTTTATGTTTTGCATCATTAGTCTCTTAAATAAATTGTTAGGCTTGAGTGGAGAACAAAAATCACCTTACTTGCCAGATCCTTTCGCAACAATTTTAAAAGAGAATGTAGATTTACAAGTTTTACTTATCCTTTTCCTCATGTATGTCATTTACTATTTATACTATCGAAAAAAAATGAGCGCTTAAATAAAATGAAACTTTAATGGAATGAAGATCCTTTGCATTACGAACTGTACAAATTATGTGTGGAATGGTGCACTGCAAAACACATTTTTTATATTGGGCATTTACATACACGTATTTTAGCAGTCTCCCAATACGAATTAGAATGGATTCACAAATGTTTGAAAGCTGAAAAATCTATACAGAGTCACACAATTTTTTAATCCGAATACCCACTCATGATTCTCCTCCCAAATGGTTATAGTAACAGAGATAAAACGAAATTCTGAGGAGGCTATATCAATGAGTAACTCAAATGATTTTTTAGACACAATACAAGAGAAACAAGCAAAAGACGAGCAAAATAGAAAGCGCCAAGGGAATGGAAACCCTGGAAAAAAGAAACCAAACAAAACACATAAATAATTGTGAAAAAGCCACCTAAAAGTATATTTTAGGTGGATTTTTCAATCTTCTTTTACAGAAATAACATTTTCCCAATTCCATTTTTCATAATACCACTCGGGTACATCTATATTTTCGATCCATTTATTCGCTTTTGATCCATCCCCATTCGCCAACCACATATCTGCCTTTTTACGGTCAGAGCGCATCCATGTCAGCTGATTTTCACCATTTACATAAAACGGGTTGTAATCTCCATATTGAGGCGGAGGAGTTGTGATTTGGTGCTGGCGATTTGATTGAATATTTATTTGGTATAAAGAAGGGAATGATCTTTTTTCCTCGTCATTTGTCCACTCCATTTCTCTTGCTCTTGAAAGTGTAATAAGTTTGTCATTATGCCATGTAAAATCCCAATCAACATACCCTTTTGGAGTAAATTTTTCTTGCCGAAGTGCAGGTACTTCTTTTATTTTTAAATGTTTATTTTCTAATGCAAATCTCCCGCTTCCTTCAATATAAGCCAATGTATTTTTCGTTGGAGCCCATTGTATCCACTGGCTATTTAATAACATTTGACCTACTTTTTCAAAATGACTTCCATCCGCTTTCAAAAGACAAAGTGTATTACTATCCGCTGACCACGAAGCGGTTGGAACAGCTAAAAATGCAATCCACTTTCGATTTGGAGACCACTTGAAATTACTTGCAACATAAGCGAGAAAGTCCTCCTGCATACTCGGTAACGTATATAGGTGTTTCATTTTATTAGGATTCATTCCCGCATTCTTCTGTATCTCATATAACTGTGCTCCGGTCCAACCTGTTGGAAGCAACTGAGCCTCAGACGAAACAAGAAATTTCTTTCCATCAGGATACCATGCATAATCCCCTACACCCGATGATACATTTTCAAACGCTGCATTCTTCTTCTCTGCATCATATGTATTTAATGTACCTGTAAATTCAAATGCAATTATATTTTCTATCGGCGACCATTGATAATTCGTTGCTGCTGTTTGAGACGGAACAACTTTTTTCCCATCCACAACGTGGTACAATTCCAGTTCTTTTTGCTCTTCACCTTTTGCATATGCAATCCACTTTCCGTCATATGACCATTTAGGTTTTGTTATGTACTCTCCTTTTGTTATTTGCTTTTCTTTTCCATCAATTTTTATCCAAAGATCATGATTACGAATAAATGCTACTCGCATACCGTTTTCCTCAGCTTGAACATCGAATGTAGCTTCGTGCAAGTAACAAATACAAAATATAAAAATAAGCAGTTTTTTCCACATCTTTCTCTTTCATCCTCCCATAATTAATTTCCTTTATCATGCCCACCTATTTACTATTTGAAAAAGATTATTGCATTAACAACTTTTTAAATATATTTTAATGGAACGAATTATAGCTTTGAAGACATCCCTAGTAGCGGCTTATATCTATGACTCAAAGAACTTTTTTCATAATGCTTTGTACATGAAGAAAAAGACGGATTTTTCCGTTATCAGTAACTGAGATGTAGGAAAATTCTTGCTTATAAATAGGGTGGTACCGCGATTTTTTCGCTCCTATCGGATTTTCCGATAGGAGCTTTTTCTATTTCTTACAAAATCAAATATTAAATAATTCCGAATCTTATGATAAAATCTTATAAACGCTTACAAAAGTTGAAAGGAGTTGATATATGCAAAAGTAACCATAGTAATTTTTATAGATAAAAAGGAGGATGTATGAATGACAAAGAAAACAGAAATCCCATCACATTTAAAACCATTTGTATCCACGCAGCATTACGATCAATACACACCGGTTAATCACGCTGTGTGGCGTTACATTATGAGACAAAATCATAACTTTTTAAAAGATGTTGCCCATCCAGCCTATGTTAACGGACTACAATCATCTGGTATTAATATAGATGCAATTCCAAAGGTGGAAGAAATGAATGAATGTTTATCACCAAGTGGCTGGGGCGCCGTAACGATTGACGGTCTTATTCCTGGCGTAGCGTTCTTTGATTTTCAAGGGCATGGTTTATTACCGATCGCAACAGATATTCGTAAAGTAGAAAACATTGAATATACTCCAGCACCTGATATCGTTCATGAAGCAGCTGGGCATGCACCGATTTTACTTGATCCTACATACGCAAAATATGTCAAACGCTTTGGACAAATTGGAGCAAAAGCATTTTCAACGAAAGAAGAACATGACGCTTTTGAAGCTGTGCGTACTTTAACAATCGTGAAAGAAAGTCCAACTTCTGCACCAGAAGAAGTTGCAGCAGCTGAAACAGAAGTGGTAGAAAAGCAAAAGCTTGTTTCTCGCTTATCAGAAGCAGAACAAATTTCTCGTCTTTTCTGGTGGACGGTCGAGTACGGCTTAATTGGAGACATCAATCATCCAAAAATTTACGGTGCTGGTCTTCTTTCCTCTGTTGGTGAAAGCAAGCATTGTTTAACAGACGCTGTAGAAAAAGTTCCATTCTCAATTGAAGCTTGTACAAAAACGACATATGATGTTACGAAAATGCAGCCACAGCTATTTGTATGCGAGTCATTCGAAGAATTAACAGAGGCACTTGAGAATTTCTCTGAAACAATGGCTTTTAAAACAGGTGGTGCAGAGGGGTTAGAAAAAGCAATTCGTTCTGAAAACAATGCAACTGCTGAATTAAGTAGTGGGTTACAAATTACAGGTACATTTGCAGAAAAAATTCACGATGATGCGGGTACAGTGATTTACATGAAAACAAATACACCGACAGCTTTAGCACTAAATCATAAGCAATTACCGGATCATTCTACAGCTGTACATCAAGATGGCTTTGGTACACCAGTTGGTTTATTAGAAGGCAATATCGCATTAGAAGATTGTACAGAAGACAAATTACAATCATTAGGCATTATCATTGGTAATCATGCCGAATTATCCTTCACAAGCGGTGTTCACGTAAAAGGAACAGTGACTGATATTGTGAAAAACGATGAAAAAATCGCTCTTATTTCATTTGCAAATTGCACAGTGATTTACAAAGATCGTCTATTATTTGATGCCTCATGGGGAGCATTTGACATGGCAGTTGGTTCAGAAATCACTTCTGTATTCCCAGGTGCAGCAGACGCAGCAGCGTTCTTCGGAGTGGAGGAAGAAGTAGAAGAAACACCAGAACCACTTACATTAACTGAGCTTGATCGTATGTATCAAACAGTTCGCGACATTCGAAATGAAGGCGTGTTACAAGATTCACACGTAGAACAATTAGTAGCAATTCAAGAAGTACTAAATAAGTTCTATACAAAAGAGTGGTTACTTCGTCTTGAAATTTTAGAATTGCTTTTAGAACATAACAAAGGACATGAAACATCTGCTAAGTTGTTACAACAGCTCTCTACTTTTACAGAAAACGAATCTGTTCAACGTTTAATTAATAATGGTCTTACCCTACTCCCAATAAAGGATGTGAAAAATAATGCAACGACTAACAGATGAAGAAGTACAAGAGGAATTAACAAAGTTAGATAAATGGACAGTGAAGGATGAAAAATGGATTGAAAGAAAATATATGTTTTCCGACTACTTAAAAGGTGTCGAATTTGTCTCTGAAGCAGCCAAACTATCAGAAGAACACAATCACCATCCATTTATCCTTATTCAGTATAAAGCAGTCATTATTACTTTGTCATCATGGAATGCAAAAGGTTTAACTAAACTTGATTTTGAACTTGCAAGACAGTTTAATGAACTTTTTTTACAAAATGAAAAAGCGATTATAAGAAAGTAAAAAAAGAGAAGCCTTTATTAGGCTTCTCCTTTTGTAATAAAGTGAATACAGTGACCAAATGGATCTTCTACTTGTAATATTCCCTCTTTGTACGTAGCAACCGCGCCAATATATTTTAAGCTTTCACACATTTGCTCTTTTTGTTTTTCATCTGCTAGTACAATGGTGAAATATTTCAAGCCAACAGAATTTTGCATTTGCGGCGGCACACATTCGCCTTGCCATGTGTTTAAGCCAACATGATGATGATAACCACCTGCTGAAACAAATAATGCACCGTTTCGGGCTGGAATCGTTACTTCAAATCCAAGTCCATCCACATAGAAACGTTTTGCTTCTTCTAAATCAGCAACATGCAAATGGATATGCCCCATTACCGTTCCCCTTGGAAATCCGTTCCACTCATTTCCTTGTTGCAATAACCCTTCACCATCTAATGGGTTGCTAACAAACGGAAGCTCTCCCTTTTCATCTCGCCACACTTTTCTTTGACGATCGTGATAAATTTCGATTCCATTTCCATCTGGGTCAGCTAAATAAATTGCTTCGCTAAAGTAATGATCTGCCCCGCCATGTAACGGATATACTTTCTGCACAAGGTGACGAAGAATATTTGCTAAATCTTCTCTACTTGGTAGTAAGATTGCAAAGTGATATAAACCAGTTCGACTTCTTTGTTTTGGAAGAGCATTTTCTTTCTCCTCTATTATAAGAAGCGGTTCATTATTTTCATTACCAAGCGTAACAATCATTTCTTCTTCTTTTATCACTTTCAAACGTAATACATCTGTGTAGAACGTCAGCGATGTCTTTACATTCGATACGTATAAATGCACAACACCGAGTGTTGTATTGGGATGAAGTTGAAAGCTCATATTGTTATGCCCCCATTTCGATTAGTCTTTTTTGAATACAGTTGCTTTTAAGAAATTATCTACAAAACCTTCAGCTTTAACAACAAATAAGTAAAGGCCCATTGCTAATAAAGCAAGGTCTAGTTCATACCCTGGATTCTTTCCATCGCCTAATAAACCAGCAGACCATTTTACTTTTACAATTGCTCCAACTAAAATAAGTGCGAATAATAATCCAATATAACGTACACCTAAACCGATAATCAATAATAGACCACCAACTAATTCTACTGTCGCTACGCCGTATGCAAGAGCTCCAGGTAAACCAATGCTTGTAAACCATCCTGCAATATTATCAATGCCTGATTGAAACTTTGCCAAACCATGCATAAAGAATGTTACCCCTAATACGATACGAATAATTAAATTACCAATATGTTGATTCATTTTGCTCTCTCCTTTATAGTTTTGTTATACAGAACTTTTATTTACATTACAAAACATACAATAATTTTTTTTATTCGTCAATCCATTTTTCTTGAGAAAAAATGAAAAATATTTGCTATGATACAAATAGTTGTCTATAAAAAGGAGCTTGATTCGTATGAATATCGGTTCTGCAATACGTGAAATTCGTCAACGCAGAGGCATTACAATCGCCCAAATTTGTGAAGGGACTGGACTTTCTAAAGGTTTTATGAGTCAAGTAGAGAATAACAAAACTTCTCCATCTATCTCAACTTTAGAAACAATTTCTAATTTTTTAAATGTCCCTCTTCCTTACTTATTACTTGAGCAGAAAAATCGCATGAAAATTGTAAAAAAAGAAGAACGAAAATACAGTATGTACGGAAAGGACGAACAAAAGATTGAGCATGTTGCTGAACAAGGCGGTCTTCGCTTATCTTTAGTAGAAATCCCTATCGGTTTCCCAAAAGAAAACACGCCGAACGCTCATGAAGGTGAAGAATGTCATCTTGTTTTACGCGGGAAATTAGAAGTACAGCACGGAGAAGATATCGCAATTGTCGAAGAAGGAGATTCTTTTTCCTGGAGCGCATGCGTGCCACATATTGTACGTAACATTGGCGATGAGCCTGCACTATTACTTATCTCCAGTCATGCAGAAAATCGAAAACGTGTATATTAAAATGTAATGCAAAAAGCCTGTTTTCAAAAATGAAAAACAGGCTTTTTGCATTATTCTCGTATAATTCCATAGCTTGATCCTACTAATACTTCTTTCCCTTTTTGATTACGATAAATCGACTCTATCGATACCTTTTTGTACTCTTCCATTTGTTCCACACTTGTAAGAGTTACATCACAAGTAATTGTATCTCCAGTAAACACAGGCCTGATGAACTTACTTACCAATTCCCGTGCTATGTAATGTACATCTCCACCAATTTTTGTTCCAATACTTGCAGTTAATAAACCATGCACCATTAAACGTCCCTGCTCATCATGTTCCATATGATGTCTCCCTTTATCACCTGTAAGATGAGCAAATTCCAAAACCTCTTCTTCTGTAAATGTTCTTTCATACCGAAACGTATCTCCTACTTTAATATTCAATTTCATCCCCCTTTTTAAAATTCCGAATTTTCTTTATTATTTTACCACAAAATGAATATTCCTTCATTTTAATCACTAAAAGTGCTGTTACAAACTGTTAATAATTAACATTTGTATGTTATTATTTAATTATCTTTGATGAAATTGGAGGTCTTAACAATGACATTTGAATTAGTTAGTGGCATATTATTGGTAGTTTCATTACTCTTCTATTCCACATTGGAAGTTTGGCTTGCTCCCAATAATAACTCCTTCTTTAAAGATTTAAAAAAGAAAATGATATTCCTACTCCCCTTGTTTACTCTCTCATTCGCAGTCCACTATTTCTTTTTTGTACAGTAAAATATTTTATCTGTATAAACGAAAAAAGATTGCTATCGTCTAGCAATCTTTTTCTACATTCTTTCTATTATCTAATGGGGCTATCTATGCCCCTCTTTTTTTGCTTCGTTATAACCGTAATAAGCACATGTCCCATTTTGTGATAAATCACGTACTTCAAAACCACAACTACGATAAAAATCAAAATTATTCGCAGATGTATGCGCAAACCAATCCCCATGGGGTAGTTTCTGCATACAAAGGGAAACGAGCTTCTTTCCTAATCCCTTTCCTCTATATTCACACTTCACAACTAAATCCATAATATTGGCAGCCATGACCTGATCAGAAATGACACGAACCATCGCAATCATTTCTTCATCATCCCAAATCGTAAAAGCCCATGTTGAATTTTCAAATGCTATCGTAAATTTTTCAATTTGCCAAGATGGAAGGCTATTGTTACTCCAGCCCGCATCTTCAAATAAACTTTTAATTGCATAAGCTGGTACACCTGTCGTTCCTTCTCGAATAATGAGTCCATTATGATAAATATACAATCCCATTCCCCCTTTTATTGTTATATACTATTCTTTAAGAGCTAAATATTACCTTTTAAAACAGGAGAAAAAGATGGCGAAATTTTCATTACTACTTTCTTTTACATTCCTTATGATTACCGTGCAAACTACTAATATAGTATTTTTTAGTCTATGGATTCTTACATTACTTCCTTTACTTAAAAAGCAACATTATCATCATTTTGTATGGACTTCTCTTTTATTTGGGATTGGATTTTCCCTTTATTTATCTGCTATGAATCAAATTTCATTTTCTTCAACAGAACTAACGATTATTATAAAACGTCTTTGCCTACTTCTTGTTTTTGTGCCATTTCTCTTAGATGCTCTTGCACGTAAACAGCAAATATCTCTAAATTGGAATCAACCAAAATGGAATCATACCTTACATATGCCTTTTATTTGGAAAGGACCTCATCAAGTAAAAATTTATCTATTTCTCATCATCGCCATCTCTATTAATATCATCACTTTTATACCTTTTCTACTGCAAAAAAATTTGTCTTACATACAACATATTATGTTATTTTCCATATTGTTTTCTGTTATCAATGGTGTATTAGAAGAATGTATTTGGCGAGGTATCTTACTACATCAATTTACAAATCAGTTTGGTGAAAAATGGGCTATTTTGCTTACAAGCATTGGTTTTGGTTTGCAGCATTACTCTTTAGGTTTTTCTTGGAGTGTTTCCACCGCTTTCATTTTAGCTGGTATATTTTATGGAGGAATCGTCGTGAAGTCAAATAGCATCATTCCAGCTATTATATGGCATGTAATTTTAAACATATTAATGGTATTTAGTGGCCTCATTCTTTAAAAGAGCAGGATTTATCCTGCTCTTTTAATTGCATATACAAGAACATCTATCCCATGAAATGATGCTGTTTTCTCATAACTCATCCCTGTTTTTCTAGCAACAAAAATCGAAGCAGGATGATCTGGATTGATCAGAGAAATAAGTTTGTTTAATCCTAATCCTTGAAAACCATAATCTCGAAAAGTCGTTGCTGCTTCCTTTGCATATCCTTTTCCCCAATATTCTGGGAGTAACCAATATCCAATTTCAATTTCTTCTTTTCCATCTACTTGCTGCCTAACGAGGCCTGCATGACCAATTGGTGTATTTGTATCCTTTTCAATCATTAAAAATAATCCTAAACCGTTTTTATAACTTGGAAGAACCCAGCTTTCAAGACTTTTTTTACACTGCATATATGTTTTTGGGGTTCCATTTCCAATGTAGCGCATCACTTTCTCATTTCCCCATAAAAAAGCGTAAAAATCTAAATCGGTCATTGTATATTTACGAAATTGTAGACGATCTGTATGGAACATACTCCTACTCCTTTCTTGTAGATTCTCTTTCTATAACTGAGATAGGCAATTGTATACGCTGTACATGCTCTCCTCGTAATTGTTTATGTAATAATACGATAGAATTCTTTGCCATGCTTTTGATGGAGGTATTGATCGTTGTTATATTAGGG
Coding sequences within it:
- a CDS encoding GNAT family N-acetyltransferase, which gives rise to MQMQKLNNSSISQLIFLCETVGWLQPQLFMQKQFEMYLSIGSIFGYTHNEKLIATGGVFPSESGFSSIGMLIVHPDFQKQGIGRTLLNLCIQQASSSLPIMLIATDVGVPLYRTYGFTTITTIHRFEKLITNPSMNSSHFKKMGQHDLQSLISLDQTVTGAHRPKLYSILIDRATLSIKIERNHRIEAFALCIQKGNILCITPLIAKNDEDAIRLLQSICMSWNGTVRMDVPHSQFTFRAHLESKGFQETLLSPLMIKNGIHLPGNRDHLFAMMDAALC
- a CDS encoding alpha/beta fold hydrolase codes for the protein MVSCLTLTLLVGCNAAEKPVETVKQVKNTIETKLTTDEKMVEIDGQTIYFKQIGDKKPPLLMLHGFGGSSNGFRDIYSDLAKDHTIISIDILGFGHSSKPMDFPYSFPNHANLYYKLMKKLGYDTFAVLGHSMGGEISLNLTYLYPSAVTHLILTDATGAISLTNRNASPKPQLSTDLNTVSSITDYDESKVKFKRDDTEHYNQMKMWPRRLKINASEIKLPTLIIWGRNDNSVSWKEGESYHEFLKNSTFHIIEKGYHAPFRQEPKEFIGYVKEFFEKNPIETTK
- a CDS encoding DoxX family protein, yielding MVIQFLRENKAVSFVLAVIRVYLGYTWLMAGIGKLQGKGFDATGYLQGAIEKSKGAQPAVQSWWASFLQDFAIPNVDMFNTLVTWGEILVGIGLIVGCLTKTAVFFGLVMNFSYMFSGSLGVNPQMVILSMFVLVAGMNAGNLGMDGWIVPKLLGSKTKKRQKQAA
- a CDS encoding delta-aminolevulinic acid dehydratase — its product is MEVFYLNIALVVGDNSDLEAQSLRATLEYFGARVITYWIGRPRDLMDVLSGKSLYEDIDYIIFCFHGEEGEFVMEELGEDVYEKDEPRVNFGVTEIKQYAKLHNKYIINSGCTLGDPKLATAFLNSGVKAYIGSTDYVDGNAALMFTIRLFYGLINHQKTVDNAFQDTKLLDDETRTFQLYK
- a CDS encoding histidine phosphatase family protein, coding for MKLIFIRHGEGKHTKAFPMNLQLENPSLTKEGEKQALLLQSSLPLQESDILMASPTLRTLQTAAIWSSQVICRQITHPYISPRIFPYREGARTLPCDKLLDTKVIQELFPSFSLRESTNDMLCNREINTISEKEFQNRADEFINWCYTLKAERVCIVSHDGTITAYRQYLQKQRLTREDFLEETGVYEINL
- a CDS encoding phosphoglycerate mutase: MNWVIYFIGMIIWGYLNGFFTSDKASAPWIKDDEREKEIKHKAILASWSGVFMFCIISLLNKLLGLSGEQKSPYLPDPFATILKENVDLQVLLILFLMYVIYYLYYRKKMSA
- a CDS encoding DUF4023 domain-containing protein, translating into MSNSNDFLDTIQEKQAKDEQNRKRQGNGNPGKKKPNKTHK
- a CDS encoding aromatic amino acid hydroxylase, whose protein sequence is MTKKTEIPSHLKPFVSTQHYDQYTPVNHAVWRYIMRQNHNFLKDVAHPAYVNGLQSSGINIDAIPKVEEMNECLSPSGWGAVTIDGLIPGVAFFDFQGHGLLPIATDIRKVENIEYTPAPDIVHEAAGHAPILLDPTYAKYVKRFGQIGAKAFSTKEEHDAFEAVRTLTIVKESPTSAPEEVAAAETEVVEKQKLVSRLSEAEQISRLFWWTVEYGLIGDINHPKIYGAGLLSSVGESKHCLTDAVEKVPFSIEACTKTTYDVTKMQPQLFVCESFEELTEALENFSETMAFKTGGAEGLEKAIRSENNATAELSSGLQITGTFAEKIHDDAGTVIYMKTNTPTALALNHKQLPDHSTAVHQDGFGTPVGLLEGNIALEDCTEDKLQSLGIIIGNHAELSFTSGVHVKGTVTDIVKNDEKIALISFANCTVIYKDRLLFDASWGAFDMAVGSEITSVFPGAADAAAFFGVEEEVEETPEPLTLTELDRMYQTVRDIRNEGVLQDSHVEQLVAIQEVLNKFYTKEWLLRLEILELLLEHNKGHETSAKLLQQLSTFTENESVQRLINNGLTLLPIKDVKNNATTNR
- a CDS encoding 4a-hydroxytetrahydrobiopterin dehydratase, which gives rise to MMQRLTDEEVQEELTKLDKWTVKDEKWIERKYMFSDYLKGVEFVSEAAKLSEEHNHHPFILIQYKAVIITLSSWNAKGLTKLDFELARQFNELFLQNEKAIIRK